The Phormidium yuhuli AB48 DNA window GGATGGAACCTATGAACGATTACGGGAGTTTTGGTTTGGGGAAGAAGACTGAGAGCGCTCAAGCAACTCGTCGGTATTCTATACAGAGGGTGGGGCGGTTGGTTCCGCTAGGACGGTGACGCTGAATTTCCTGTAGGCCCTGTTGAAGAATCTGTTGCAGTTCGGTCTCCGATAAGGGCCAAGGGGGTCCCTCGGGGGCCGCTTCATCTTGGCGAATATTGGTGATGACGAATAGGGTTCCCTTGGGGGCCAGAAGTTGGCAAATCGAGCTGATGGTTTGCTGGCGAACCTTGAGGGGCAGGGCCTGAATAGTGCGGCATTCAAAGACGAAATCAAAGGCCTGGGGGTGGCTTTGGGCAAACTCGAATAAGTCCGCCACTTGGTAGGCCACGGAGGAGTTGGGGAATCGTTCCTGACACCAGGCGATCGCCCGGGTGGAAATATCAAAGGCGGTCACCTGATAGCCCCGTTCGGCTAAGGCCTCAGCATCATCCCCCAAGCCACAGCCCACCACCAAGGCCCGGGGACCGGACTGGGGGCGATCGCCCTCATCCAACCAAGCCAGCAGATGCGGATTCGGCTGCATCAACGCCCAAGGAATCGCCGCCGATTCTCCCTCGGCTGTAGTATAAACCTGTTCAAACCAGCCCGCCGGATGCTCATCAGCACTCGCTTTGGCGGCAATCTCACGAATATACTCCCGGCGGGATTGAGGCTCAGACATAAGACCTTAAGGTTGATAATCAATTTGTTGATTATACAAAACATCAAACATCGCCCCCAACCCTCCCCTCACCACAGACTGTCAATCATGGATAATACTTGAGGACTCCTGCCCATTGCCCATTGACCATTGCCCATTGCCTCTTGCCCACATTGCCTCTTGCCTCTTGCCTCTTGCCTCTTGCCTCTTGCCTCTTGCCCATCATGACGACCACGACCCCAATGACCATGCCGGAGATTGAACGGCGGATTCGTAAATCTATTGCCCCTGAACAGTTGCGTCAGTGGCTGACCCTGAAGCCGATGCGGGCCTATCGAGACATCAGCCTCGACTGGCTGGCAATTGGTCTGGGTTTTGCCATCGCCGCTCAGTTTCAGACGCTTTGGAGTTACGCGATCGCCCTTCTCATCATCGGCAACCGTCAATATGCCCTATTTATCCTGGCCCATGATGCCATTCATGGGGCCTTACATCCCCATCGTCGCCTCAACGACACCCTTGCCCGCTGGTTCGTCTATGGTCCCATGTTTATGGCCCTCGAAGATGCCCGCCGCAACCATCTGCAACACCATCGCCACATGGGAACTCCCGACGATCCCGATCGCTATCTCCATACCTTTGAAGGCAAAAATTCCCCCCTCGCCTTCCTTCTCTACTGTTCCGGCCTAGCCACCTTCGGCAAAACCGTTCTCAAAGTGACCCCCTTCGGTCGCCTGCTGACCCCCACCCCTAAAACCGGGGCCACCCCTCCCCAAACCCTACTCAAAGACTACCTTAAACAGCGCCTGCCGGTGTTGATTTGGCAGCCGCTACTCATTTGGCTATTTTGGCTGTCTCCCCTGCCCATTTGGGCATATTTGCTGCTCTGGGTGTTTCCGATTTATGCCTTGGTCTTTGTCCCCGATGAGATTCGCGCCTTCTGTGATCATGGAGTCCTGCGCCATCCCGCCTCGGTGGGGGATTCCCTACGGCTGGTGTCCTTCACCCCGCCGCGATGGGAAGCGGTGCTGATTGCCCCCCATCATATGCACTACCATGCCGAACATCATCTTTGGCCGGCCATTCCCCACTACAATTTACACTTAGCTCATCGTGGGGTGCGCGATCGCCCTGAAATTACCGTCCGTCCCAGCTATTTGGGATTCCTCGGACGGGTGGTGCGATCGCTACCCCTGACAGCAAAAACAGCAGTTGTTTCGGCAAAATAGGGGATGCGGGTGAATCTACAACAAGAATTTGTCTCTTGTGGCGTTTGTGGGAGCGATCGCTGGCATCCCTACGCCAGTGGTCAAGATTACGAATATGGCACTTCAACGGATATCTTTCAGATTGTCCAATGTCGTCATTGTGGCCATCGTTATCTCAATCCCCGGCCGGTGATGGCCGAACTCCCCCGCATTTATCCCCCCCATTACTACGCCTACACCTACGATCAAGCCATTCACCCCCTCGCCTTGCGGGCCAAGGACTGGCTTGATGGAGGAAAAGTCCAGAGTTGGATTAGCAAGTCCTCTCGCACCTCCGACTCAAAGCCGTCAACCCGGCCGCAAAAAGCCCTACGGGTGTTGGATGTCGGCTGTGGCAATGGACGCTATCTGAAACGGCTTCACCGTCTGGGACTGGCCAAGCATAATCTCTATGGCGTGGAGATGAACGAGGCGGCCATTGATCAACTGAATCAAGGCGGATTTCAGGGGTACTACGGCCGCCTAGAAGACGTTGCCCCAGAGTTACCGGATAATAGCTTTGATGTGATTATCCTGCTACAAGTCCTCGAACATGTGGCTAATCCCGCCCAAATTATCCAGATTTTGGCTCAACTCCTCCGTCCCGGTGGCCACCTCATCCTGGAAACCCCTAATATGGAGGGCTGGGATGCCCAACTTTTCCATGAGGGCTATTGGGGAGGCTACCACTTTCCCCGTCACTGGCATTTGTTTAGTCAGAAAACCTTAGAGAAGCTCTTTGAGGATGCCAACCTAGAGACGTTAAAGTTCCGTAGCTTACCCTCCCATGCCTTCTGGATTCTTTCCTATCATCATTGGCTAGAACATCAGCTTAACTGGCGTCGAGTGGCAGCCCACTTTAATCCGCTGCAAAATATCCCATTACTCAGTGTATTTACGGGCTTCGATTTGGTTCGCTCTTGTTTAGGCTTCTCTACTTCCAACATTGAGGCGATCGCCCGTAAGCCAAGGCAATCTTGAGGTTAACTAAACATTAAGCCAATGTTAATTCAAAGAAACTTCTGAAATGCTGGTCATTTCTAGGTTCTGATGTGTTCTGGAATCCATGACAATTGCCGTAAAATAGATCAAAATTAAAGGACGTGATGGTGGCGATCGCCCTCTCAAGCCGTTGCGGGACAGAAAAACTCCCGTAAATCTTGTCATAGCTATGGTTGTGGCGATATCCCATGTACGGTTCATTGTTTAGTCTCCATTGTCCATAAATGATTATCCGCAAGCCCTAATGATGCTAGAACTTGACCGTCTGTCTCATATTTATGGGAGTTCTCTGGAGAGTTTAACCCTCACCTCAACCCTGGCCGATCTAACCCTAGAACACTTTAGCTTGGATTGCGATGTACCCGGACGAATTTTAGTCCAGCAGTTCAACGAAAACCCTATCCTGCCGGGAGTAATTTTACTGAAGCAGGGTCACTATATGGGGATGATTTCTCGGCGAAAATGCTTAGAAATCATGAGTCGTCCTTACGGGATTGAACTCTTTTATAATCGACCGTTGCAATGTCTCTATGATTTTGTCAAAGTTGATGTTCTCACCTATCCCGGCGATTGTCCAATTTTCACCGCTGCCCGTCAATGCTTAGAGCGATCGCCTGAAAACCTTTACGAACCCCTCGTCATCCTTCTCCGGGATGGTTCCCATCGTCTCCTCGACATTCATAAGCTCCTCATTGCCCAATCCCAACTCTATGCCGTCGCCAGCCAACTCCTAGAAAAACGGCGTCAAGACCTTGATCGCGCCAACGCCGAAGTCGAGGAACTCAATCAACGGCTCAAAGCAGAAAACCTCCGCCTAAGCAGTGAAGTCAATATTGCCCATCGGTTACAACAAATGCTCCTCCCCACAGAGCGAGATTTAGGGAAAATTCCCGATCTCGATATCGCCGCCTACATGGAACCCGCCGCTGAAGTGGGAGGAGACTACTACGATATTTTGCCCCATGCCAACGGCGTCAAAATTGGCATTGGCGACGTCACCGGCCATGGCCTCGAAAGTGGTGTCTTCACCATCATGGTACAAACTGCCATCCGCACCCTGCTCACCGCCCAAGAAACCGATCCCGTTCGTTTCCTCAATACCCTCAACCACACCATCTACGACAACGTTGAACGGATGAACTCCGATCGCAACCTAACCCTGAGTCTCATCGACTACCATCAGGGACAACTACAACTGAGCGGACAACATGAGAAGGCACTCCTCTTGCGACGGGATGGCTCCCTCGAACAGATTGATACCTTAGATTTAGGATTTCCCATTGGCCTCGATGCTGAGATTAGCCAGTTTATCCAGCCCCTTGAGCTGACCCTACATCCTGGCGATACCCTGATCCTCTATACCGACGGGATCACCGAAGCCGAAGCCCCCAACGGCGACTTTTTTGGGCTGGAACGGCTCTGCCAGGTGGCCCGTCGCCATGCCCAAGATAACGCCGGGCAGATCCAGCAGGCCATCATCGAAACCCTAAAAAAATACATTAATGGTCACAAAATATACGACGACATTACTCTGTTAGTGTTAAAACGGAAGCTTGAGGGTAGTCTACCACACCATCCCTAAATCCAAATTGAACATCGGGGTGGCTGCCTCCCCTAACCCGGAGACCGTGACGGAGGCGGTATTGTGTGTCACAATTTAACCTGAATTTAACTAGACCTTGTCTGTTTGCTGACTTTGATTTCCTTGAGCCTGTTCTCACTCGTGTTCGCGATCGTACAACCCCATGGGAGTGAGGGGATCAGTTACCCAGTGTTTGATATTCTTTGGGTTCTTGTTTGTTCTGGGTTAGTGTTCCTGATGCAACCGGGGTTTATGTGCCTCGAATCTGGATTGACACGCTCAAAAAACAGCATCAACGTTGCTGTCAAAAATTTTGCCGACTTTGGCATCTCCGTCTGCTTGTTCTGGGCCTTCGGCTATGCCGTCATGTTCGGCGCCTCCCTCTTTGGCTGGTTGGGACAAAATAGTTTTTTTTTGGCGGTTGACAACAATCCTAAACTCGCCGCATTTTTCCTCTTCCAGGCCATGTTTTGCGGCACGGCAACTACCATTGTCTCAGGGGCAGTGGCTGAGCGGATTAAATTTGGAACCTATTTAGCGGTAGCCTGTCTCACCTCAGGACTCATCTACCCGGTGTTTGGCCATTGGGCCTG harbors:
- a CDS encoding class I SAM-dependent methyltransferase; the encoded protein is MSEPQSRREYIREIAAKASADEHPAGWFEQVYTTAEGESAAIPWALMQPNPHLLAWLDEGDRPQSGPRALVVGCGLGDDAEALAERGYQVTAFDISTRAIAWCQERFPNSSVAYQVADLFEFAQSHPQAFDFVFECRTIQALPLKVRQQTISSICQLLAPKGTLFVITNIRQDEAAPEGPPWPLSETELQQILQQGLQEIQRHRPSGTNRPTLCIEYRRVA
- a CDS encoding class I SAM-dependent methyltransferase; translation: MNLQQEFVSCGVCGSDRWHPYASGQDYEYGTSTDIFQIVQCRHCGHRYLNPRPVMAELPRIYPPHYYAYTYDQAIHPLALRAKDWLDGGKVQSWISKSSRTSDSKPSTRPQKALRVLDVGCGNGRYLKRLHRLGLAKHNLYGVEMNEAAIDQLNQGGFQGYYGRLEDVAPELPDNSFDVIILLQVLEHVANPAQIIQILAQLLRPGGHLILETPNMEGWDAQLFHEGYWGGYHFPRHWHLFSQKTLEKLFEDANLETLKFRSLPSHAFWILSYHHWLEHQLNWRRVAAHFNPLQNIPLLSVFTGFDLVRSCLGFSTSNIEAIARKPRQS
- a CDS encoding SpoIIE family protein phosphatase; this translates as MMLELDRLSHIYGSSLESLTLTSTLADLTLEHFSLDCDVPGRILVQQFNENPILPGVILLKQGHYMGMISRRKCLEIMSRPYGIELFYNRPLQCLYDFVKVDVLTYPGDCPIFTAARQCLERSPENLYEPLVILLRDGSHRLLDIHKLLIAQSQLYAVASQLLEKRRQDLDRANAEVEELNQRLKAENLRLSSEVNIAHRLQQMLLPTERDLGKIPDLDIAAYMEPAAEVGGDYYDILPHANGVKIGIGDVTGHGLESGVFTIMVQTAIRTLLTAQETDPVRFLNTLNHTIYDNVERMNSDRNLTLSLIDYHQGQLQLSGQHEKALLLRRDGSLEQIDTLDLGFPIGLDAEISQFIQPLELTLHPGDTLILYTDGITEAEAPNGDFFGLERLCQVARRHAQDNAGQIQQAIIETLKKYINGHKIYDDITLLVLKRKLEGSLPHHP
- a CDS encoding fatty acid desaturase; this encodes MTTTTPMTMPEIERRIRKSIAPEQLRQWLTLKPMRAYRDISLDWLAIGLGFAIAAQFQTLWSYAIALLIIGNRQYALFILAHDAIHGALHPHRRLNDTLARWFVYGPMFMALEDARRNHLQHHRHMGTPDDPDRYLHTFEGKNSPLAFLLYCSGLATFGKTVLKVTPFGRLLTPTPKTGATPPQTLLKDYLKQRLPVLIWQPLLIWLFWLSPLPIWAYLLLWVFPIYALVFVPDEIRAFCDHGVLRHPASVGDSLRLVSFTPPRWEAVLIAPHHMHYHAEHHLWPAIPHYNLHLAHRGVRDRPEITVRPSYLGFLGRVVRSLPLTAKTAVVSAK